One Thauera sp. K11 DNA window includes the following coding sequences:
- the benC gene encoding benzoate 1,2-dioxygenase electron transfer component BenC: protein MTYKIALNFEDGVTRFIDCKSTETVADAAYRQGVNVPIDCRDGACGACKSFAESGKFELDFYIEDALSEEEAGLGYVLTCQMHPKSDCVIRIPASSEVCKIRQSSIAATVKEVRQLSASTINLTLQGEGIDKLSFLPGQYANLGVPGSDQHRAYSFSSMPKAGEVSFLIRNVPNGLMSGYLTGKARPGDEIKLAGPLGSFYLRDIQRPVLMLAGGTGLAPFLAMLDKIVADGGSAQPIHLIYGVNTDADVVETDKLDAFTRLLPNFTYAVCVVAEDSACPRKGYVTAHIEPAHLNEGDVDIYLCGPPPMVEAVAHNLRERKVEPASFHYEKFAASV, encoded by the coding sequence ATGACTTACAAGATCGCACTGAACTTTGAAGACGGTGTCACCCGCTTCATCGATTGCAAGTCGACCGAGACCGTGGCCGACGCCGCCTACCGCCAGGGCGTCAACGTTCCGATCGACTGCCGCGACGGCGCCTGCGGCGCCTGCAAGAGCTTCGCGGAGTCCGGCAAGTTCGAACTGGACTTCTACATCGAGGATGCCCTCAGCGAAGAGGAGGCGGGGCTGGGCTACGTCCTGACCTGTCAGATGCACCCCAAGAGCGACTGCGTGATCCGCATCCCGGCGTCGTCGGAAGTGTGCAAGATCAGGCAGAGCAGCATCGCCGCCACCGTCAAGGAAGTGCGCCAGTTGTCGGCCAGCACCATCAACCTGACGCTGCAGGGCGAAGGCATCGACAAGCTGTCCTTCCTGCCGGGCCAGTACGCCAACCTCGGCGTTCCCGGCAGCGACCAGCATCGCGCGTATTCCTTCAGCTCGATGCCGAAGGCGGGCGAGGTGTCCTTCCTGATCCGCAACGTGCCCAACGGCCTGATGAGCGGCTACCTGACCGGCAAGGCCCGGCCGGGCGACGAGATCAAGCTCGCCGGCCCGCTCGGCAGCTTCTACCTGCGCGACATCCAGCGTCCCGTGCTGATGCTGGCGGGCGGCACCGGCCTGGCGCCGTTCCTCGCCATGCTCGACAAGATCGTGGCCGACGGCGGCAGCGCGCAGCCGATCCACCTGATCTACGGCGTCAATACCGATGCCGACGTGGTCGAGACCGACAAGCTCGACGCCTTCACCAGACTGCTGCCGAACTTCACCTATGCCGTGTGCGTGGTGGCGGAGGACAGCGCCTGCCCGAGGAAGGGCTACGTCACCGCCCACATCGAGCCGGCGCACCTGAACGAGGGCGACGTGGATATCTACCTGTGCGGCCCCCCGCCGATGGTGGAGGCCGTTGCGCACAACCTGCGCGAGCGCAAGGTCGAACCGGCCAGCTTCCACTACGAGAAGTTCGCCGCCAGCGTCTGA
- the benB gene encoding benzoate 1,2-dioxygenase small subunit, whose product MSISYEAVCAFLYREARYLDDRDWDSWLACYDEKATYWMPAWDDDGELTEDPQSEISLIYYANRGGLEDRVFRIRTERSSATIPDTRTSHNITNVEVVEQSGSLVKVRFNWHTSSTRYNHTDLFYGSSFYTIDFSGAGPIIKDKKVVLKTDYIRHVIDVYHV is encoded by the coding sequence ATGAGCATTTCCTACGAGGCCGTGTGCGCCTTCCTCTACCGCGAAGCCCGTTACCTCGACGACCGCGACTGGGATAGCTGGCTGGCCTGCTACGACGAGAAGGCCACCTACTGGATGCCCGCCTGGGACGACGACGGTGAGCTGACGGAAGATCCGCAGAGCGAAATCTCGCTGATCTACTACGCGAACCGCGGCGGCCTGGAAGACCGTGTGTTCCGTATCCGCACCGAGCGCTCGAGCGCGACGATCCCGGATACCCGCACCTCGCACAACATCACCAACGTGGAAGTCGTCGAGCAGAGCGGCAGCCTGGTGAAGGTGCGCTTCAACTGGCACACGTCGAGCACCCGCTACAACCACACGGACCTGTTCTACGGCAGCAGCTTCTACACCATCGACTTCTCGGGCGCCGGCCCGATCATCAAGGACAAGAAGGTCGTTCTGAAGACCGATTACATCCGCCACGTCATCGACGTCTATCACGTCTGA
- a CDS encoding 1,6-dihydroxycyclohexa-2,4-diene-1-carboxylate dehydrogenase, whose amino-acid sequence MQQNKRFDNKVAVITGAAQGIGLRVAERMADEGGLLVLVDRAEFVHELNDTLGKITQVLTLTADLEQFAECQRVMDEAVERFGRIDILINNVGGTIWTRPFEHYEEKQIEAEVRRSLFPTLWCCRAALPYMLEKEHGVIVNVSSIATRGVNRVPYGAAKGGVNALTACLAFENGERGIRVNAVSPGATEAPPRRVQRNTGKQSRQEKTWYKQIYTQSLDTSLMKRFGTTDEQAGAILFLASDDASYITGVVLPVGGGDLG is encoded by the coding sequence ATGCAGCAGAACAAGCGTTTCGACAACAAGGTCGCGGTCATCACCGGCGCCGCGCAGGGCATCGGCCTGCGCGTAGCGGAGCGGATGGCCGACGAGGGGGGACTCCTGGTACTGGTGGACCGCGCCGAATTCGTCCATGAGCTGAACGACACGCTGGGCAAGATCACCCAGGTGCTGACGCTGACGGCCGATCTCGAGCAGTTCGCCGAGTGCCAGAGGGTGATGGACGAGGCCGTCGAACGCTTCGGCCGCATCGACATCCTGATCAACAACGTCGGCGGAACGATCTGGACCAGGCCCTTCGAGCACTACGAAGAAAAGCAGATCGAGGCCGAGGTGCGCCGTTCGCTGTTCCCGACGCTGTGGTGCTGCCGCGCCGCGCTGCCCTACATGCTCGAGAAGGAGCACGGCGTCATCGTCAACGTGTCGTCGATCGCCACGCGCGGCGTCAACCGCGTGCCCTATGGCGCGGCGAAGGGCGGCGTCAATGCCCTGACCGCGTGCCTCGCGTTCGAGAACGGCGAGCGCGGCATCCGCGTCAATGCGGTGTCGCCCGGCGCCACCGAGGCGCCGCCGCGGCGCGTGCAGCGCAACACCGGCAAGCAGTCCCGGCAGGAAAAGACCTGGTACAAGCAGATCTACACCCAGTCGCTCGACACCAGCCTGATGAAGCGCTTCGGCACCACCGACGAGCAGGCCGGGGCGATCCTGTTCCTGGCCTCGGACGATGCCTCCTACATCACCGGCGTGGTGCTGCCGGTGGGCGGCGGCGATCTGGGCTGA
- a CDS encoding MFS transporter encodes MATVDVHKIIDEAKFNRFHLNVLFWCALVIIFDGYDLVIYGVVLPKLMEQWALSPIEAGALGSYALFGMMFGALIFGPLSDKIGRKKVIMITVLIFSGMTFLNGFATTPTQFGICRFIAGLGIGGVMPNVVALMTEYMPKKIRSTMVAVMFSGYSVGGMTSAFLGMYLMPNYGWQAVFFVAGVPLLLLPLIWFFLPDAVGFLIQARRETEAGGLLSRVEPSFRMRAGDTLHYPTGKGKGAALGALFQNGRLLSTLMYWVAFFGCLLMVYALGSWLPKLMVKAGYDLKNSLAFLLVLNFGAIFGAIGGGWLADRFHLRRVLTIMFVIAALSIGGLGFLPKEDQGLLYLFIAVAGACTIGAQILLYAYVAQYYPLAIRSTGIGWASGVGRLGAISGPMLGGFLVSAELAFQFNFLAFAVPGAIAGLAISMVGRSAVHAPEEEKNLAFAAETGMMEVD; translated from the coding sequence GTGGCAACGGTTGATGTACACAAAATAATCGACGAGGCGAAATTCAACAGATTTCACCTCAATGTCCTTTTCTGGTGCGCGCTGGTCATCATCTTCGACGGCTACGACCTCGTCATCTATGGCGTGGTGCTGCCCAAACTGATGGAACAGTGGGCGCTGAGCCCGATCGAGGCCGGTGCGCTGGGCAGCTACGCGCTGTTCGGCATGATGTTCGGAGCACTGATCTTCGGGCCGCTGTCCGACAAGATCGGCCGCAAGAAGGTGATCATGATCACGGTGCTCATCTTCAGCGGCATGACCTTCCTGAACGGCTTCGCCACCACGCCGACGCAGTTCGGCATCTGCCGCTTCATCGCCGGCCTGGGCATCGGCGGCGTGATGCCCAACGTGGTCGCGCTGATGACCGAATACATGCCGAAGAAGATCCGCAGCACCATGGTCGCGGTGATGTTCTCCGGCTATTCGGTGGGCGGCATGACCTCGGCCTTCCTCGGCATGTACCTGATGCCGAACTACGGCTGGCAGGCGGTGTTCTTCGTGGCCGGCGTCCCGCTGCTGCTGCTGCCGCTGATCTGGTTCTTCCTGCCGGACGCGGTGGGCTTCCTGATCCAGGCCAGGCGCGAGACCGAGGCGGGCGGGCTGCTGTCGCGGGTCGAGCCGTCCTTCAGGATGCGGGCGGGCGACACGCTCCACTACCCCACCGGCAAGGGCAAGGGCGCCGCGCTGGGCGCGCTGTTCCAGAACGGCCGCTTGCTGAGCACGCTGATGTACTGGGTCGCCTTCTTCGGCTGCCTGCTGATGGTGTACGCGCTGGGCTCGTGGCTGCCGAAGCTGATGGTCAAGGCCGGCTACGACCTGAAGAACAGCCTCGCCTTCCTGCTGGTGCTGAACTTCGGCGCGATCTTCGGCGCGATCGGCGGCGGCTGGCTGGCGGACCGCTTCCACCTGCGGCGCGTGCTGACGATCATGTTCGTGATCGCCGCGCTGTCGATCGGCGGACTCGGCTTCCTGCCGAAGGAAGACCAGGGCCTGCTGTACCTGTTCATCGCCGTGGCCGGCGCATGCACGATCGGCGCGCAGATCCTGCTGTACGCCTACGTCGCGCAGTACTACCCGCTGGCGATCCGTTCCACCGGCATCGGCTGGGCATCGGGCGTCGGCCGCCTGGGCGCCATCTCCGGCCCGATGCTGGGCGGCTTCCTGGTGAGCGCGGAGCTTGCGTTCCAGTTCAACTTCCTGGCCTTCGCGGTGCCGGGCGCCATTGCCGGCCTCGCGATCTCGATGGTCGGCCGCAGCGCGGTGCATGCGCCGGAAGAGGAAAAGAACCTCGCCTTCGCCGCCGAGACCGGCATGATGGAAGTCGACTGA